The Sesamum indicum cultivar Zhongzhi No. 13 linkage group LG6, S_indicum_v1.0, whole genome shotgun sequence genome has a segment encoding these proteins:
- the LOC105165597 gene encoding probable sugar phosphate/phosphate translocator At1g06470 — MVGSSLVTERVEDSGSVDLLTREDKSVRISREPSFSGWFDEDGIPLPARLRNDEVNEEDFVFRLHLVQPQGSENGVLDREGSNNCRHRMEHGGDTDGASTNGLRKQNESYVPLDIENSHDIDKTYTSSTSSYNRVDYNSPFRRNEENPISVSDVLKTLVLILVWYTFSTFLTLYNKTLLGDDMGKFPAPLLMNTIHFAMQAVLSMGITWFWSDRFHSSVMSWKDYFVRVVPTALSTALDVNLSNASLVFISVTFATMCKSAAPIFLLLFAFAFRLESPSVKLLGIILVISVGILLTVAKETEFEFWGFLFVMLAAVMSGFRWTMTQILLQKEAYGLKNPLVLMSYVTPIMAIATALFSLMLDPWHEFRTSTYFNSSWNILRSCLLMLFGGTLAFFMVLTEYILVSVTSAVTVTIAGVVKEAVTILVAVFYFHDEFTWMKGVGLLTIMVGVSLFNWYKYQKLHNGETTAGSPTDGTASKYVILDEMDEEEEDPESSTMHLN; from the exons ATGGTCGGTAGCAGTTTAGTAACTGAAAGAGTTGAGGACAGTGGAAGTGTCGATttattaacgcgtgaagataAGAGTGTAAGAATTAGCCGGGAACCTTCCTTCTCGGGCTGGTTTGATGAGGATGGAATCCCACTTCCAGCTCGATTGAGAAATGATGAAGTAAATGAAGAAGACTTTGTTTTCAGGTTGCATTTGGTTCAGCCACAGGGATCAGAGAATGGAGTTTTAGACAGAGAGGGCTCTAATAATTGTCGGCACAGGATGGAGCACGGTGGAGATACTGATGGTGCTTCCACCAATGGTTTGAGAAAGCAAAATGAGAGTTATGTGCCTTTGGACATTGAAAATAGCCATGATATAGATAAGACATATACAAGTAGCACCAGCAGTTATAATCGAGTTGATTACAATAGTCCATTTAGGAGAAATGAGGAGAACCCTATTTCAGTTTCTGATGTGCTGAAGACGTTGGTTCTTATACTGGTCTGGTACACGTTTAGTACATTCTTGACACT GtataataaaactttattAGGGGATGACATGGGAAAATTCCCTGCCCCACTATTGATGAATACTATCCACTTTGCCATGCAAGCTGTGTTGTCAATGGGCATTACATGGTTTTGGTCTGACAGATTTCATTCCTCTGTTATGTCATGGAAGGATTATTTTGTGAGAG TTGTACCAACGGCTCTCAGCACTGCATTGGATGTAAATCTAAGCAATGCATCCCTGGTTTTCATCTCCGTCACTTTTGCCACTATG TGTAAATCAGCGGCCCCAATATTTCTCCTTCTTTTTGCCTTTGCATTCAG ATTGGAGTCTCCAAGTGTTAAGCTTCTTGGCATTATCTTGGTCATTTCAGTTGGGATACTGTTAACAG TTGCAAAGGAGACAGAGTTTGAGTTCTGGGGTTTCCTATTTGTTATGCTTGCTGCTGTCATGTCTGGGTTCCGCTGGACAATGACACAAATTCTTCTCCAG AAAGAAGCCTATG GTCTTAAAAATCCACTTGTTTTGATGAGCTACGTGACCCCCATTATGGCAATTGCAACTGCTCTATTTTCTCTTATGTTGGACCCATGGCATGAGTTCAGGACGAGTACTTATTTTAACAGCTCATGGAATATATTGAGAAGTTGTTTGCTGATGTTGTTTGGTGGAACACTTGCTTTCTTCATG GTATTAACAGAATATATTCTTGTGTCAGTTACTAGTGCAGTAACAGTAACGATTGCCGGGGTTGTGAAGGAAGCTGTAACTATATTG GTGGctgtattttatttccatgATGAGTTCACATGGATGAAAGGGGTTGGCCTTTTAACGATAATGGTTGGTGTCAGTTTGTTTAACTGGTACAA GTACCAGAAGTTACACAATGGCGAGACAACTGCTGGGTCACCAACAGATGGTACAGCTTCAAAGTATGTTATTCTTGACGAAATGGACgaggaagaagaggatccTGAAAGCTCAACTATGCATTTGAACTAA